One part of the Mariniblastus fucicola genome encodes these proteins:
- a CDS encoding DUF3311 domain-containing protein, whose product MKILIWLLIIALLIAHQDFWYWTDDTLVFGFLPIGLFYHACLSLAAAIFWFFVCTFAWPKDLEEDFETDSKTGEAG is encoded by the coding sequence ATGAAAATTCTGATCTGGCTGCTGATAATAGCCCTGCTGATCGCTCACCAGGATTTCTGGTATTGGACAGACGACACGCTCGTGTTCGGCTTCTTGCCGATCGGACTTTTTTATCACGCATGTCTTTCTCTAGCGGCGGCGATTTTCTGGTTCTTCGTTTGCACCTTTGCCTGGCCGAAAGACCTCGAAGAGGACTTTGAAACCGACTCAAAAACCGGGGAGGCTGGCTAG
- a CDS encoding agmatine deiminase family protein → MNQFRMPAEWEPQKAIWLSWPHNVETWPANLQQAQTEFVSLAKAIGESQTTNVMTPKREIELAISQFGAADHVRVVEMETDDAWARDYAPTFVKELGSEELVAIDWYYNAWGGKYPPFDADQQVAKRVADLLKVRHIAGGLCFEGGAIEVNSEGVLLTTESCALDPNRNAGLSRDEVESILCQRLGCMRVVWLPGDVGEQKTLCGDDTDGHIDQLARFVDDKTIVHAWVEEDDVRYEALAANVDVLRQQLPNVRLVPLMLPQRFEFFGREIPASYCNFLITNESIFVPQFSVAEDLAAVKVMQSLAVGRCVVPLPSRNLAVGLGSFHCLSQQQPE, encoded by the coding sequence ATGAATCAGTTTCGCATGCCCGCTGAGTGGGAGCCGCAAAAAGCGATTTGGTTGAGCTGGCCGCACAACGTTGAAACCTGGCCAGCAAACCTGCAGCAGGCTCAGACCGAGTTTGTCTCGCTCGCAAAAGCAATTGGTGAAAGCCAGACGACAAATGTGATGACGCCAAAACGCGAAATTGAATTGGCGATATCGCAGTTCGGGGCTGCCGATCACGTACGGGTCGTTGAGATGGAGACTGACGACGCGTGGGCTCGCGACTACGCTCCAACCTTTGTGAAGGAACTCGGTTCGGAGGAACTGGTCGCTATCGATTGGTACTATAACGCCTGGGGCGGAAAGTATCCTCCTTTCGACGCCGATCAGCAGGTTGCAAAACGCGTCGCAGATCTGCTGAAAGTCCGGCACATCGCTGGTGGACTTTGCTTCGAAGGTGGGGCCATTGAGGTCAACTCGGAAGGTGTTTTGCTGACGACGGAGTCATGTGCGCTAGACCCAAATCGTAACGCCGGGCTTTCACGGGATGAAGTTGAGTCGATTCTATGTCAGCGTTTGGGCTGTATGCGTGTCGTCTGGTTGCCAGGCGATGTTGGAGAGCAAAAAACACTTTGTGGTGACGATACCGATGGGCACATCGATCAGTTGGCTCGATTTGTGGATGACAAAACGATCGTTCATGCTTGGGTTGAAGAAGATGATGTTCGCTATGAGGCACTTGCTGCCAACGTGGACGTGCTGCGTCAGCAACTGCCGAACGTAAGGCTGGTTCCTTTGATGTTGCCGCAGCGGTTTGAGTTTTTCGGCCGCGAGATTCCTGCGAGCTACTGCAACTTCCTGATCACGAATGAATCCATTTTCGTGCCGCAGTTCTCGGTGGCGGAAGATCTTGCTGCCGTGAAAGTTATGCAGTCGTTGGCTGTAGGTCGCTGCGTCGTGCCGTTGCCGTCACGTAACCTGGCGGTTGGGCTCGGGTCGTTTCATTGTCTGTCGCAGCAGCAACCCGAGTAG
- a CDS encoding C25 family cysteine peptidase: MLKPGVIGLSIFGILFCVLLATPSQAQIKRDAVDTLVLCNPDLQTALAPWVEYRRRQGHRIAIRFSKPTVEQNRKLIAEYAKGDRLENIVLVGDAGDRWLDPRKLVPTNLVPAKVNLLFGSEPNIASDNPYGDLDEDGVPELAVGRLTADTPEELTQTVNRIIRYEQEANGQLWQRKINLVAGVGGLGRMVDSIIENTTRQIVKELIPAGYQTSMTYGSWTSPYCPDPRRFSETAIGRFNEGCLFWVYCGHGNRGQLDRIMLPDQNHRILDCELVDQLDCKSGSPIAICLACYTGAHDGDEDCLAEHMMRQPNGPVAVVCGSRVTMPYAMSILSVEMMNEFFRGECQTLGQLMLRAKQRMAKKPDGDNKYRQSLDALGQTFSPMPKLLDAECREHMHLMQLIGDPLMRLKRPTKLSLGIKTPTPDVAVDDELPTFSAGDTIALSGATDKPGTLLVELAYQRGRLRHRPSIRHEYDSSDKAFAKIHEDYLKAHDSVVLQKQLQIGKGGFEVDLQVPAGCKGECDVRAMLLGAEDAAIDSVPVRVLSDRQSRKLKQKAIEESRVRSARLEIE; the protein is encoded by the coding sequence ATGCTCAAACCAGGTGTGATTGGATTGTCGATTTTCGGGATTCTGTTCTGTGTTTTGCTTGCCACGCCGTCGCAAGCTCAAATCAAACGCGACGCAGTCGACACGCTGGTTCTATGCAACCCTGATTTGCAAACGGCACTCGCTCCGTGGGTTGAGTATCGCCGTCGCCAGGGACATCGCATCGCGATCCGATTTTCAAAGCCGACCGTTGAACAAAACAGGAAACTAATCGCCGAGTATGCCAAGGGCGACAGGCTGGAGAACATCGTTCTGGTTGGCGACGCCGGGGACCGCTGGCTTGATCCGAGAAAGCTTGTTCCGACCAATCTCGTGCCAGCCAAAGTGAACCTGTTGTTTGGCTCGGAACCGAATATTGCATCTGACAACCCCTACGGTGATCTTGACGAAGACGGTGTGCCGGAACTGGCAGTTGGTAGGCTGACGGCGGACACGCCCGAGGAACTGACTCAAACCGTCAATCGAATCATTCGATACGAACAGGAAGCCAACGGTCAACTTTGGCAGCGGAAAATCAATCTGGTCGCCGGAGTCGGTGGCCTTGGCCGAATGGTCGACTCCATTATCGAAAACACGACGCGGCAGATTGTTAAAGAGCTGATTCCGGCCGGCTACCAAACGAGCATGACGTACGGAAGTTGGACCAGTCCGTATTGCCCCGATCCGCGACGCTTTTCCGAAACGGCTATCGGACGATTCAATGAAGGCTGTTTGTTCTGGGTCTACTGCGGGCACGGAAATCGAGGCCAACTCGATCGCATTATGCTGCCTGACCAGAACCATCGAATCCTCGATTGCGAATTGGTCGATCAGCTTGATTGCAAATCCGGAAGCCCGATCGCCATTTGCCTGGCTTGCTATACCGGGGCTCACGATGGCGACGAAGACTGTCTTGCCGAGCACATGATGCGACAACCCAACGGGCCTGTTGCCGTTGTTTGTGGTTCTCGCGTCACGATGCCGTACGCCATGAGCATTCTTTCGGTCGAAATGATGAACGAGTTTTTTCGCGGCGAATGTCAAACGCTTGGCCAATTGATGCTTCGCGCGAAACAACGAATGGCGAAGAAGCCGGATGGCGACAACAAGTACCGACAGTCACTCGATGCGCTCGGTCAGACTTTCAGTCCGATGCCGAAATTGCTGGACGCCGAATGCCGAGAGCACATGCATCTCATGCAGTTGATTGGTGATCCGCTGATGCGGCTGAAACGACCGACAAAGCTTTCGCTGGGAATCAAAACTCCAACGCCTGACGTTGCGGTGGATGATGAACTGCCAACGTTCTCCGCAGGAGACACGATTGCATTGTCGGGTGCGACGGACAAACCGGGGACGTTGTTGGTTGAGCTTGCGTATCAGCGCGGACGACTGCGACACCGCCCGTCGATTCGGCATGAGTACGATTCATCGGACAAGGCGTTCGCAAAAATTCACGAAGACTACCTCAAAGCCCATGATTCGGTCGTGTTGCAGAAGCAGTTGCAAATTGGAAAGGGAGGCTTCGAAGTCGACCTGCAGGTTCCGGCTGGATGCAAAGGCGAATGCGATGTGCGAGCGATGTTGCTTGGAGCCGAAGACGCGGCGATCGATTCAGTCCCGGTCCGCGTTCTCTCTGATCGACAGTCGAGGAAGCTCAAGCAAAAGGCGATTGAGGAGAGTCGCGTTCGATCGGCACGTCTGGAAATAGAATAG
- a CDS encoding LPS-assembly protein LptD: MPDSGILKHVWLDGKSGLLALCRTPILRRPNYGFSPLSHCRRDAEYLFQSTPNVGNLNFTSDNLKRIVTLPFLVVLCAISIFVAPDLSGQNISFARPDVELPITIQADSDSRWHSGIYEVLHLRGNVQITQGSLKASSQEAIVWVEVPADDVDIDSPESAFRVIVYLEQDATIDRAGNSSRIADDSILERLFTRSTVALKTSTKESADKNSPIYQRAFDRLQANLNSMSVGWPRSDTSRLQQTQFEERNPILVSPLTGETMRAPASLPAPSSVPSVMETQMQDNSPFSAPFQSSQDSNSQQGISVPMPMADAFSQASGPGSRDRVGEVGRRDSTSPVNLTSRINPDNANERYSIAEGGIRIVIESDEINRLAPFQGDRTSRLTILADNIVQWTTELPDGSSVREMYLDGNVVFAKDGRTIEAQQMYYNVDARQGTILDAEVLTKVPGYAGKVKLKADVLQQLDENNMQAIGAAFTTSRLGFPRYWLQSEALSLTREPTPLFDEQTGAQLFDQTTGQPEVGDDYFVQAEANRIYAGGLPVFYWPKFKTNLSDPGSYVRRFRIGNDQIFGFQLGTGWDMYKLLGRRKPKGTDWIGILDYLSDRGLGFGTEFSYKRNGLFGIAGPVDGVYKSWFINDDGTDFLGRQRGNLVPEKEFRGRSVGRHRHEFGPGNVLRAELGYISDRNFLEQYYEREWDTAKDATTGIWLERNIGTQSFNLTADYQLNDFFTQTSWLPRVDHFMIGQPLFGDRVVWHNHTSAGYGRIRVAETPTDATDASQFDPLAWEANATGVRFNSRHELDFPVQLGPTKVVPYVMGELGYWQEDVNGDDALRGVGQVGVRGSLPLWKVNPEIQSTLWNVNGLAHKVSFDFNAFVADASQDLDRFPLYDPLDDDAQEHFRRRFLFNTFGLGAGDDVPLQYDERYYALRSGLQSNVTSPSAEIADDLAVIKLGARQRWQTRRGAPGKQRIVDWITLDAKVSLFPNADRDNFGADAGMFDYDFRWHLGDRVTLLSDGFADFFSQGLRTVSVGAYAERPEVGSVYLGVRSIEGPISSNIISASAVYRLSDTWGVKGGAQVDFGETGTIGNRLGVVYIGESFLWEVGFNYDASRDNLGIRFGFEPRFIGGGRIFRPGGVPIQAASSRWLE, translated from the coding sequence ATGCCTGATTCCGGCATTCTGAAACACGTTTGGCTTGATGGCAAGTCTGGCTTGCTTGCGTTGTGCCGGACTCCTATACTCCGCCGCCCGAATTACGGATTCTCCCCGCTGTCGCACTGCCGGCGGGATGCGGAGTATCTTTTTCAGTCGACGCCAAACGTTGGAAACTTGAACTTCACCAGCGACAATTTGAAACGCATCGTGACGTTGCCGTTCCTCGTGGTGCTATGCGCGATTTCGATTTTTGTCGCTCCAGATTTGAGCGGGCAGAACATCAGTTTTGCCAGGCCGGATGTCGAGCTTCCGATCACCATTCAAGCGGATTCGGATTCACGTTGGCACTCCGGGATCTACGAAGTCCTCCACCTTCGCGGCAATGTTCAGATTACCCAGGGAAGTTTAAAAGCCAGCTCCCAGGAAGCCATCGTCTGGGTAGAAGTACCCGCCGACGACGTCGACATTGACTCGCCCGAGTCAGCGTTTCGGGTCATCGTTTATCTGGAGCAGGATGCCACGATCGATCGTGCCGGGAACTCAAGTCGCATCGCTGATGATTCGATTCTTGAGAGACTGTTCACGCGTTCGACCGTTGCGCTAAAAACCTCCACGAAAGAAAGTGCCGATAAAAACTCGCCGATCTACCAACGCGCCTTCGATCGGCTTCAAGCAAATTTGAACTCGATGAGCGTTGGCTGGCCACGGTCGGATACCAGTCGACTGCAGCAGACTCAGTTTGAAGAACGCAATCCAATTCTTGTCTCGCCATTGACCGGTGAGACGATGAGGGCTCCGGCGAGTCTGCCCGCGCCATCTTCTGTGCCGTCGGTCATGGAAACGCAGATGCAGGATAACTCGCCGTTCAGTGCTCCGTTTCAATCATCGCAAGATTCGAATTCACAGCAAGGCATCTCGGTGCCGATGCCGATGGCTGATGCATTTTCGCAAGCCTCCGGTCCTGGCAGCAGGGATCGGGTCGGGGAAGTTGGGCGTCGGGATTCTACGTCGCCAGTCAATCTCACGTCTCGCATCAATCCGGACAACGCCAATGAACGCTACAGCATTGCTGAAGGCGGGATTCGAATCGTAATCGAAAGCGACGAAATCAATCGACTGGCTCCGTTCCAGGGCGATCGAACATCGCGATTGACGATCCTTGCGGACAACATCGTTCAGTGGACCACCGAGTTGCCAGACGGTTCTTCGGTTCGTGAAATGTACCTGGACGGCAACGTCGTGTTCGCCAAAGACGGTCGCACGATCGAAGCCCAGCAAATGTACTACAACGTTGATGCCAGACAGGGAACGATTCTCGATGCTGAAGTGCTGACGAAAGTTCCAGGCTATGCCGGGAAAGTTAAACTCAAAGCGGACGTTTTGCAGCAGTTGGATGAAAACAACATGCAGGCGATTGGAGCCGCGTTCACGACCAGTCGACTGGGCTTTCCGCGGTATTGGTTGCAAAGTGAAGCTCTTTCTTTGACCCGCGAACCGACGCCGCTGTTCGACGAACAAACCGGAGCACAGCTTTTCGATCAGACGACAGGACAGCCGGAAGTTGGTGACGACTACTTCGTGCAAGCCGAAGCCAATCGCATTTACGCCGGGGGATTGCCAGTCTTCTACTGGCCGAAATTCAAGACCAATCTGTCCGACCCCGGATCGTACGTGCGACGCTTTCGTATCGGCAACGACCAGATCTTCGGTTTCCAACTGGGCACCGGCTGGGACATGTACAAGCTGCTCGGGCGGCGGAAACCGAAAGGCACGGACTGGATCGGAATTCTGGACTATCTGAGCGACCGCGGTTTGGGTTTTGGAACCGAGTTTTCCTACAAACGCAATGGTCTGTTCGGAATCGCCGGGCCGGTGGACGGAGTTTACAAAAGCTGGTTCATCAATGACGACGGAACTGATTTTCTCGGTCGACAACGTGGCAATCTGGTTCCTGAAAAAGAGTTTCGCGGTCGCAGCGTGGGCCGACATCGGCATGAGTTTGGGCCGGGCAATGTGCTACGAGCCGAATTGGGATACATCTCAGATCGGAACTTTCTGGAACAATACTACGAACGCGAATGGGACACGGCCAAGGACGCCACGACCGGGATCTGGCTGGAGCGAAACATTGGAACGCAAAGCTTCAATCTGACCGCCGACTATCAGCTCAACGACTTCTTCACGCAGACCAGCTGGCTGCCGCGCGTCGATCACTTCATGATCGGCCAGCCGTTATTTGGTGATCGGGTTGTTTGGCATAACCACACCAGCGCCGGTTACGGTCGGATTCGTGTTGCCGAAACGCCAACCGACGCGACGGATGCGTCGCAGTTCGATCCGCTGGCATGGGAAGCAAATGCGACCGGCGTACGATTTAACTCGCGTCACGAGCTTGATTTTCCTGTGCAATTGGGGCCGACAAAAGTTGTACCCTACGTGATGGGCGAGTTGGGATACTGGCAAGAAGACGTGAACGGCGACGATGCGTTGCGAGGCGTTGGGCAGGTCGGCGTGCGAGGCAGTTTGCCGTTGTGGAAAGTCAATCCGGAGATTCAGAGCACGTTGTGGAATGTGAACGGTTTGGCGCACAAAGTTTCGTTCGACTTCAATGCCTTTGTTGCCGACGCTTCCCAGGATCTTGACCGGTTTCCACTTTACGACCCACTCGATGATGATGCTCAGGAGCATTTCCGGCGTCGATTCCTGTTCAATACATTTGGACTGGGTGCCGGTGATGACGTGCCGTTGCAGTATGACGAACGCTACTACGCGCTGCGATCAGGTTTGCAGAGCAATGTGACCAGCCCGTCTGCTGAAATCGCAGATGATCTTGCCGTGATCAAGTTGGGTGCACGGCAGCGATGGCAAACGCGACGCGGTGCTCCAGGCAAGCAGCGAATTGTTGACTGGATCACATTGGACGCAAAAGTTTCTCTTTTTCCAAACGCAGACCGGGACAACTTTGGTGCTGATGCCGGAATGTTTGATTACGACTTTCGCTGGCACCTTGGCGATCGGGTCACTTTGTTGTCCGACGGGTTCGCAGACTTCTTTAGCCAGGGATTGCGAACGGTTAGCGTAGGTGCGTATGCCGAACGGCCAGAGGTCGGCAGCGTGTACCTTGGCGTGCGTTCGATCGAAGGTCCGATTAGCAGCAATATTATTTCTGCATCTGCGGTCTATCGCTTGAGTGATACGTGGGGCGTCAAAGGTGGTGCTCAAGTTGATTTTGGTGAAACGGGTACGATTGGAAACCGGTTGGGCGTTGTTTACATCGGCGAATCGTTCTTGTGGGAAGTCGGATTCAATTACGACGCGAGCAGAGATAATCTCGGCATCCGGTTTGGCTTTGAGCCCCGGTTTATTGGCGGCGGAAGGATTTTCCGTCCCGGTGGTGTTCCGATTCAGGCAGCCAGTTCGCGGTGGTTGGAGTAG